The DNA window TTGAATAAAACCCTTTGAGACTCAGATATGAAGCCTTTATCTCCTGGAGTGATGCATCAGGGTTGAGCTCAAGTATCTCAAAGTATTTTTTATAGTCTTGTGGAGGTATATTCATCTCCTGTTACTGTTATCTCTTTTCCCTCTATCAGATTATCCGAAAGCCTTCCAATTGACTTTGCAGCATGCGAAAGGGGATATGTGAGCAGAAAGACCTGTTTCTCGTTAACACATTTTCTTACATACTCATCATATTCTATATAGCCCGCATATTGAGCGTGAAGGTTTAAGAACTTCATGCAAACACTTTTTATATTTGTCCCGATTGCTATGTCCCGACTGTTTTTTATCTGATTTAAAACAATATATATCCTGAAGCCCGATAGCTCTTTATCAAGGATTTCTTTTATATGTGCCGACATACCGGCTAAGTAAGTGACGAGTTCTTTCAGGTTTTTTATCCCATATCCTTCTCTGTTTTTACATATATCCTGGAGTAAATCCTTTAATCCATATGCGCTAAATACAAGCTTCAATTTCCTGAAGAACACATTTTTAATAAAACGATACATATTTTCTATAGCAGTTATCTCCGGAACCAATACAACAATCATCTTATCAGCAAGCAGAAAGGTATCTATAGTGTTAACATGTGAGCCTCCGCCGAGGTCAATAAGAATGTAATCTGTGTTGAGCATCCTGATATGATTGAAGAATCTAAGCTTCTGGGAATATTTAATGTCCCCTGGATCCAGTGAGAAAAGGTTTCCTACTATTAATCCCAGATGAGGGATCCCACAGTTAGTAACAA is part of the Nitrospirota bacterium genome and encodes:
- a CDS encoding P-loop NTPase, giving the protein MEKGKVEIWAIAGGKGGTGKSFVVSSVGTYLATKGKHVTLIDADWGGANLHSFFGINKPPNSLTDFFEKKSPLKELVTNCGIPHLGLIVGNLFSLDPGDIKYSQKLRFFNHIRMLNTDYILIDLGGGSHVNTIDTFLLADKMIVVLVPEITAIENMYRFIKNVFFRKLKLVFSAYGLKDLLQDICKNREGYGIKNLKELVTYLAGMSAHIKEILDKELSGFRIYIVLNQIKNSRDIAIGTNIKSVCMKFLNLHAQYAGYIEYDEYVRKCVNEKQVFLLTYPLSHAAKSIGRLSDNLIEGKEITVTGDEYTSTRL